A genomic stretch from Acinonyx jubatus isolate Ajub_Pintada_27869175 chromosome E2, VMU_Ajub_asm_v1.0, whole genome shotgun sequence includes:
- the HSD17B14 gene encoding 17-beta-hydroxysteroid dehydrogenase 14 isoform X2 yields MATGTRYAGKVVVVTGGGRGIGAGIVRAFESGGRALEQELAGTLFLRCDVTQEEDMRVLISETIRRFGRLDCVVNNAGYHPPPQWPEETSAQGFRQLLEVNLLGMYTLTKLALPHLRKSQGNIINISSLVGAIGQVQAVPYVATKGAVTAMTKALALDESQYGVRVNCISPGNIWTPLWEELAAATPDPTATIREGILAQPLGRMGQPADVGAAAVFLASEANFCTGTELFVTGGAELGYGCKAIPGTPLEPPTNPS; encoded by the exons ATGGCCACGGGAACGCGCTATGCCGGGAAGGTGGTGGTCGTGACAGGGGGCGGGCGCGGCATCGGAGCCGGGATCGTGAGAGCCTTCG AGTCTGGGGGCCGGGCCCTGGAGCAAGAGCTTGCTGGAACTCTCTTTCTTCGATGTGATGTGACTCAGGAGGAAGATATGAGG GTCCTCATTTCTGAGACCATCCGCCGATTTGGCCGCCTGGATTGTGTGGTCAACAACGCTGGCTACC ATCCGCCTCCACAGTGGCCCGAGGAGACCTCTGCCCAGGGCTTCCGGCAGCTGCTAGAGGTGAACCTGCTGGGGATGTACACCCTGACCAAG cttgccctcccccacctgcggAAGAGTCAGGGGAACATCATCAACATCTCCAGTCTGGTCGGGGCCATTGGCCAGGTCCAGGCAGTTCCCTATGTGGCCACCAAG GGGGCGGTAACAGCCATGACCAAAGCCTTGGCCCTGGATGAGAGTCAATATGGCGTCCGGGTCAACTG TATCTCCCCAGGAAACATCTGGACCCCACTGTGGGAGGAGCTGGCCGCCGCCACGCCTGACCCCACAGCCACAATCCGAGAAGGCATACTGGCCCAG cccctgggtcGCATGGGCCAGCCAGCTGACGTGGGAGCGGCAGCCGTGTTCCTGGCCTCTGAAGCCAACTTCTGCACTGGGACTGAGCTGTTTGTGACCGGGGGTGCAGAGCTGGGGTACGGGTGCAAGGCCATTCCCGGCACCCCCTTGGAGCCCCCCACCAACCCATCCTGA
- the HSD17B14 gene encoding 17-beta-hydroxysteroid dehydrogenase 14 isoform X1: MATGTRYAGKVVVVTGGGRGIGAGIVRAFVQSGAQVVICDKDESGGRALEQELAGTLFLRCDVTQEEDMRVLISETIRRFGRLDCVVNNAGYHPPPQWPEETSAQGFRQLLEVNLLGMYTLTKLALPHLRKSQGNIINISSLVGAIGQVQAVPYVATKGAVTAMTKALALDESQYGVRVNCISPGNIWTPLWEELAAATPDPTATIREGILAQPLGRMGQPADVGAAAVFLASEANFCTGTELFVTGGAELGYGCKAIPGTPLEPPTNPS, encoded by the exons ATGGCCACGGGAACGCGCTATGCCGGGAAGGTGGTGGTCGTGACAGGGGGCGGGCGCGGCATCGGAGCCGGGATCGTGAGAGCCTTCG TGCAAAGCGGGGCTCAAGTGGTCATCTGTGACAAAGATG AGTCTGGGGGCCGGGCCCTGGAGCAAGAGCTTGCTGGAACTCTCTTTCTTCGATGTGATGTGACTCAGGAGGAAGATATGAGG GTCCTCATTTCTGAGACCATCCGCCGATTTGGCCGCCTGGATTGTGTGGTCAACAACGCTGGCTACC ATCCGCCTCCACAGTGGCCCGAGGAGACCTCTGCCCAGGGCTTCCGGCAGCTGCTAGAGGTGAACCTGCTGGGGATGTACACCCTGACCAAG cttgccctcccccacctgcggAAGAGTCAGGGGAACATCATCAACATCTCCAGTCTGGTCGGGGCCATTGGCCAGGTCCAGGCAGTTCCCTATGTGGCCACCAAG GGGGCGGTAACAGCCATGACCAAAGCCTTGGCCCTGGATGAGAGTCAATATGGCGTCCGGGTCAACTG TATCTCCCCAGGAAACATCTGGACCCCACTGTGGGAGGAGCTGGCCGCCGCCACGCCTGACCCCACAGCCACAATCCGAGAAGGCATACTGGCCCAG cccctgggtcGCATGGGCCAGCCAGCTGACGTGGGAGCGGCAGCCGTGTTCCTGGCCTCTGAAGCCAACTTCTGCACTGGGACTGAGCTGTTTGTGACCGGGGGTGCAGAGCTGGGGTACGGGTGCAAGGCCATTCCCGGCACCCCCTTGGAGCCCCCCACCAACCCATCCTGA